The Panicum virgatum strain AP13 chromosome 5K, P.virgatum_v5, whole genome shotgun sequence genome has a window encoding:
- the LOC120707215 gene encoding serine/threonine-protein phosphatase 6 regulatory subunit 3-like isoform X1 codes for MFWRMTGLSAASPVDTILDKENFTLEELLDEDEIIQECKALNSRLINFLRDKAQVEQLLRYVMEEVPEDSEKKRSFKFPFIACEIFTCEIDVILRTLVEDEELMDLLFSFVKPDHPHSTLLSGYFSKVVICLMLRKTAPLMNYVQGHPEIVVQLVDLIGITSIMEVLIRLIGADENIYSNYGDTMQWLENTDVLEMIADKFSSSDSPEVHANAAEILCAVTRCAPPSLATKICSPSFVGRLFHHALEESRPKSVLVHSLSVCISLLDPKRLASASYQAFRSNLSHGALVTASPETVDGMLESLGNLLKLLDTSSAENILPTPYGYLRPPLGKHRLKIVEFISVLLTIGSETAEKELIRQSAIKRSIDLFFEYPYNNFLHHHVENIIVSCLEGKRTELIEHVLNDCDTVGKILVAERLSSLSTESNAPTVPSEEKAPPRIGNVGHMTRIANKLIQLGNSNSIIQAHLQENTEWVEWQTNVLVKRNEVENVYHWACGRPTSLHDRGRDSDDDDYRDRDYDVAALANNLSQAFRYGIYSNDDIEEAQGSLERDDEDVYFDDESAEVVISSLRLGDDQEGSSLFTNSNWFTFDGERGINDRLSSSVPSSSPNSEETSLETEEADDGKVIGTEDEMETVCLGNGSTEAKDVAECTKQPNCSTADEPLQSTEGIERHSDVSNGDTEVGTDAVASAAAESSAPSVEMVAEKTVDEPLVAERTVGEPAVSSDLDNSVSETSPGVNGNEPADSEVSSEQVSHDTDVQQPVKEVEDVDETKTDAVKASD; via the exons atgttcTGGCGCATGACCGGCCTGTCCGCGGCCTCGCCC GTGGATACAATTCTGGACAAAGAAAATTTTACATTGGAagaacttcttgatgaggatgAAATTATTCAGGAGTGCAAAGCACTGAATTCACGActcataaactt CTTACGTGACAAGGCCCAGGTGGAACAGTTGCTTCGTTATGTTATGGAAGAAGTTCCAGAGGACAGTGAAAAAAAGCGCTCGTTCAA GTTCCCTTTTATTGCTTGTGAAATATTTACTTGTGAAATTGATGTCATTTTGAGGACCCTAGTCGAAGATGAAGAG CTAATGGACTTGCTTTTCTCATTTGTGAAACCTGATCATCCGCATAGCACATTATTATCTGGTTATTTCAGTAAG GTGGTAATATGTTTGATGCTGCGGAAGACTGCCCCACTTATGAATTATGTTCAG GGGCATCCAGAGATAGTTGTCCAGCTTGTTGACCTGATTGGCATCACATCAATAATGGAG GTGCTGATACGACTGATTGGTGCTGATGAGAACATATATTCAAACTATGGCGATACAATGCAGTGGTTAGAAAATACAGATGTCCTTGAAATGATTGCTGATAAGTTTAGCTCATCG GATTCTCCTGAAGTGCACGCCAACGCTGCAGAAATTCTATGTGCAGTGACGCGATGTGCACCGCCATCTCTTGCTACAAAGATATGCAGTCCAAG TTTTGTTGGAAGGTTGTTCCATCATGCTCTTGAGGAATCAAGACCCAAGTCTGTTCTGGTTCATTCATTGTCTGTGTGCATATCTTTGCTGGATCCAAAAAGACTAGCATCAGCTTCCTATCAAGCATTCAGAAGCAACTTAAGTCATGGGGCATTGGTCACTGCCAGTCCAGAGACAGTTGATGGTATGCTTGAGAGTCTAG GCAACTTGCTGAAGTTATTggacacttcttctgctgaaaACATATTGCCAACACCTTATGGATATTTGCGCCCACCTCTTGGAAAACATCGTCTGAAG aTTGTAGAGTTCATCTCTGTGCTGCTTACGATTGGTAGTGAAACTGCTGAAAAGGAGTTAATAAGGCAATCAGCAATAAAGCGCTCAATTGATTTGTTCTTTGA GTACCCTTATAATAACTTTTTACACCATCATGTTGAAAATATAATTGTTTCTTGCCTGGAGGGTAAAAGAACTGAACTTATTGAGCATGTTCTTAATGACTGTGACACTGTTGGTAAAATTCTTGTTGCGGAAAGACTTTCTTCTTTATCGACTGAGTCTAACGCG CCTACCGTACCCTCAGAAGAGAAAGCCCCTCCAAGAATTGGGAATGTTGGTCACATGACAAGAATAGCCAATAAGCTTATTCAGTTGGGAAATAGTAACAGCATAATACAGGCACACTTACAG GAAAATACCGAGTGGGTTGAATGGCAAACAAATGTGCTTGTCAAACGCAATGAAGTGGAGAATGTTTATCATTGGGCTTGTGG GCGCCCAACATCATTACATGATCGTGGTAgggatagtgatgatgatgactacCGAGACAGGGATTACGATGTGGCAGCTCTTGCTAATAACTTGAGTCAGGCATTTCGTTATGGAATATACAGCAATGATGACATTGAAGAG GCACAAGGATCACTTGAACGAGATGATGAG GATGTGTATTTTGACGACGAATCAGCTGAGGTGGTAATATCTTCTCTGCGTCTGGGAGATGACCAGGAAGG CAGCTCCCTCTTTACAAATTCAAACTGGTTCACATTTGATGGAGAGAGAGGCATTAATGACCGTCTATCCAGTTCTGTTCCTTCATCATCACCCAATTCTGAGGAGACTTCCCTAGAGACTGAGGAAGCTGATGATGGTAAAGTCATTGGCACCGAGGATGAAATGGAAACTGTGTGCCTTGGAAATGGCAGTACGGAGGCAAAGGATGTAGCAGAATGTACTAAACAGCCAAATTGTAGTACGGCAGATGAGCCACTGCAAAGTACAGAAGGTATTGAACGGCATTCAGATGTTTCGAATGGCGATACTGAAGTAGGTACAGATGCGGTTGCCTCTGCAGCAGCAGAATCCTCAGCCCCATCAGTTGAGATGGTGGCAGAGAAAACGGTAGATGAACCATTAGTGGCGGAGAGAACAGTAGGTGAACCAGCAGTCTCGTCTGATTTGGACAATTCTGTCTCTGAAACTTCACCTGGTGTTAATGGAAATGAGCCAGCTGACTCAGAAGTATCTTCTGAACAAGTCAGCCATGATACTGATGTACAGCAACCAGTAAAGGAAGTTGAGGATGTTGATGAAACAAAAACTGATGCAGTCAAAGCAAGCGACTGA
- the LOC120707215 gene encoding serine/threonine-protein phosphatase 6 regulatory subunit 3-like isoform X2 encodes MFWRMTGLSAASPVDTILDKENFTLEELLDEDEIIQECKALNSRLINFLRDKAQVEQLLRYVMEEVPEDSEKKRSFKFPFIACEIFTCEIDVILRTLVEDEELMDLLFSFVKPDHPHSTLLSGYFSKVVICLMLRKTAPLMNYVQGHPEIVVQLVDLIGITSIMEVLIRLIGADENIYSNYGDTMQWLENTDVLEMIADKFSSSDSPEVHANAAEILCAVTRCAPPSLATKICSPRLFHHALEESRPKSVLVHSLSVCISLLDPKRLASASYQAFRSNLSHGALVTASPETVDGMLESLGNLLKLLDTSSAENILPTPYGYLRPPLGKHRLKIVEFISVLLTIGSETAEKELIRQSAIKRSIDLFFEYPYNNFLHHHVENIIVSCLEGKRTELIEHVLNDCDTVGKILVAERLSSLSTESNAPTVPSEEKAPPRIGNVGHMTRIANKLIQLGNSNSIIQAHLQENTEWVEWQTNVLVKRNEVENVYHWACGRPTSLHDRGRDSDDDDYRDRDYDVAALANNLSQAFRYGIYSNDDIEEAQGSLERDDEDVYFDDESAEVVISSLRLGDDQEGSSLFTNSNWFTFDGERGINDRLSSSVPSSSPNSEETSLETEEADDGKVIGTEDEMETVCLGNGSTEAKDVAECTKQPNCSTADEPLQSTEGIERHSDVSNGDTEVGTDAVASAAAESSAPSVEMVAEKTVDEPLVAERTVGEPAVSSDLDNSVSETSPGVNGNEPADSEVSSEQVSHDTDVQQPVKEVEDVDETKTDAVKASD; translated from the exons atgttcTGGCGCATGACCGGCCTGTCCGCGGCCTCGCCC GTGGATACAATTCTGGACAAAGAAAATTTTACATTGGAagaacttcttgatgaggatgAAATTATTCAGGAGTGCAAAGCACTGAATTCACGActcataaactt CTTACGTGACAAGGCCCAGGTGGAACAGTTGCTTCGTTATGTTATGGAAGAAGTTCCAGAGGACAGTGAAAAAAAGCGCTCGTTCAA GTTCCCTTTTATTGCTTGTGAAATATTTACTTGTGAAATTGATGTCATTTTGAGGACCCTAGTCGAAGATGAAGAG CTAATGGACTTGCTTTTCTCATTTGTGAAACCTGATCATCCGCATAGCACATTATTATCTGGTTATTTCAGTAAG GTGGTAATATGTTTGATGCTGCGGAAGACTGCCCCACTTATGAATTATGTTCAG GGGCATCCAGAGATAGTTGTCCAGCTTGTTGACCTGATTGGCATCACATCAATAATGGAG GTGCTGATACGACTGATTGGTGCTGATGAGAACATATATTCAAACTATGGCGATACAATGCAGTGGTTAGAAAATACAGATGTCCTTGAAATGATTGCTGATAAGTTTAGCTCATCG GATTCTCCTGAAGTGCACGCCAACGCTGCAGAAATTCTATGTGCAGTGACGCGATGTGCACCGCCATCTCTTGCTACAAAGATATGCAGTCCAAG GTTGTTCCATCATGCTCTTGAGGAATCAAGACCCAAGTCTGTTCTGGTTCATTCATTGTCTGTGTGCATATCTTTGCTGGATCCAAAAAGACTAGCATCAGCTTCCTATCAAGCATTCAGAAGCAACTTAAGTCATGGGGCATTGGTCACTGCCAGTCCAGAGACAGTTGATGGTATGCTTGAGAGTCTAG GCAACTTGCTGAAGTTATTggacacttcttctgctgaaaACATATTGCCAACACCTTATGGATATTTGCGCCCACCTCTTGGAAAACATCGTCTGAAG aTTGTAGAGTTCATCTCTGTGCTGCTTACGATTGGTAGTGAAACTGCTGAAAAGGAGTTAATAAGGCAATCAGCAATAAAGCGCTCAATTGATTTGTTCTTTGA GTACCCTTATAATAACTTTTTACACCATCATGTTGAAAATATAATTGTTTCTTGCCTGGAGGGTAAAAGAACTGAACTTATTGAGCATGTTCTTAATGACTGTGACACTGTTGGTAAAATTCTTGTTGCGGAAAGACTTTCTTCTTTATCGACTGAGTCTAACGCG CCTACCGTACCCTCAGAAGAGAAAGCCCCTCCAAGAATTGGGAATGTTGGTCACATGACAAGAATAGCCAATAAGCTTATTCAGTTGGGAAATAGTAACAGCATAATACAGGCACACTTACAG GAAAATACCGAGTGGGTTGAATGGCAAACAAATGTGCTTGTCAAACGCAATGAAGTGGAGAATGTTTATCATTGGGCTTGTGG GCGCCCAACATCATTACATGATCGTGGTAgggatagtgatgatgatgactacCGAGACAGGGATTACGATGTGGCAGCTCTTGCTAATAACTTGAGTCAGGCATTTCGTTATGGAATATACAGCAATGATGACATTGAAGAG GCACAAGGATCACTTGAACGAGATGATGAG GATGTGTATTTTGACGACGAATCAGCTGAGGTGGTAATATCTTCTCTGCGTCTGGGAGATGACCAGGAAGG CAGCTCCCTCTTTACAAATTCAAACTGGTTCACATTTGATGGAGAGAGAGGCATTAATGACCGTCTATCCAGTTCTGTTCCTTCATCATCACCCAATTCTGAGGAGACTTCCCTAGAGACTGAGGAAGCTGATGATGGTAAAGTCATTGGCACCGAGGATGAAATGGAAACTGTGTGCCTTGGAAATGGCAGTACGGAGGCAAAGGATGTAGCAGAATGTACTAAACAGCCAAATTGTAGTACGGCAGATGAGCCACTGCAAAGTACAGAAGGTATTGAACGGCATTCAGATGTTTCGAATGGCGATACTGAAGTAGGTACAGATGCGGTTGCCTCTGCAGCAGCAGAATCCTCAGCCCCATCAGTTGAGATGGTGGCAGAGAAAACGGTAGATGAACCATTAGTGGCGGAGAGAACAGTAGGTGAACCAGCAGTCTCGTCTGATTTGGACAATTCTGTCTCTGAAACTTCACCTGGTGTTAATGGAAATGAGCCAGCTGACTCAGAAGTATCTTCTGAACAAGTCAGCCATGATACTGATGTACAGCAACCAGTAAAGGAAGTTGAGGATGTTGATGAAACAAAAACTGATGCAGTCAAAGCAAGCGACTGA
- the LOC120707215 gene encoding serine/threonine-protein phosphatase 6 regulatory subunit 3-like isoform X3: MFWRMTGLSAASPVDTILDKENFTLEELLDEDEIIQECKALNSRLINFLRDKAQVEQLLRYVMEEVPEDSEKKRSFKFPFIACEIFTCEIDVILRTLVEDEELMDLLFSFVKPDHPHSTLLSGYFSKVVICLMLRKTAPLMNYVQGHPEIVVQLVDLIGITSIMEVLIRLIGADENIYSNYGDTMQWLENTDVLEMIADKFSSSDSPEVHANAAEILCAVTRCAPPSLATKICSPSFVGRLFHHALEESRPKSVLVHSLSVCISLLDPKRLASASYQAFRSNLSHGALVTASPETVDGMLESLGNLLKLLDTSSAENILPTPYGYLRPPLGKHRLKIVEFISVLLTIGSETAEKELIRQSAIKRSIDLFFEYPYNNFLHHHVENIIVSCLEGKRTELIEHVLNDCDTVGKILVAERLSSLSTESNAPTVPSEEKAPPRIGNVGHMTRIANKLIQLGNSNSIIQAHLQENTEWVEWQTNVLVKRNEVENVYHWACGRPTSLHDRGRDSDDDDYRDRDYDVAALANNLSQAFRYGIYSNDDIEEAQGSLERDDEDVYFDDESAEVVISSLRLGDDQEGSLFTNSNWFTFDGERGINDRLSSSVPSSSPNSEETSLETEEADDGKVIGTEDEMETVCLGNGSTEAKDVAECTKQPNCSTADEPLQSTEGIERHSDVSNGDTEVGTDAVASAAAESSAPSVEMVAEKTVDEPLVAERTVGEPAVSSDLDNSVSETSPGVNGNEPADSEVSSEQVSHDTDVQQPVKEVEDVDETKTDAVKASD; encoded by the exons atgttcTGGCGCATGACCGGCCTGTCCGCGGCCTCGCCC GTGGATACAATTCTGGACAAAGAAAATTTTACATTGGAagaacttcttgatgaggatgAAATTATTCAGGAGTGCAAAGCACTGAATTCACGActcataaactt CTTACGTGACAAGGCCCAGGTGGAACAGTTGCTTCGTTATGTTATGGAAGAAGTTCCAGAGGACAGTGAAAAAAAGCGCTCGTTCAA GTTCCCTTTTATTGCTTGTGAAATATTTACTTGTGAAATTGATGTCATTTTGAGGACCCTAGTCGAAGATGAAGAG CTAATGGACTTGCTTTTCTCATTTGTGAAACCTGATCATCCGCATAGCACATTATTATCTGGTTATTTCAGTAAG GTGGTAATATGTTTGATGCTGCGGAAGACTGCCCCACTTATGAATTATGTTCAG GGGCATCCAGAGATAGTTGTCCAGCTTGTTGACCTGATTGGCATCACATCAATAATGGAG GTGCTGATACGACTGATTGGTGCTGATGAGAACATATATTCAAACTATGGCGATACAATGCAGTGGTTAGAAAATACAGATGTCCTTGAAATGATTGCTGATAAGTTTAGCTCATCG GATTCTCCTGAAGTGCACGCCAACGCTGCAGAAATTCTATGTGCAGTGACGCGATGTGCACCGCCATCTCTTGCTACAAAGATATGCAGTCCAAG TTTTGTTGGAAGGTTGTTCCATCATGCTCTTGAGGAATCAAGACCCAAGTCTGTTCTGGTTCATTCATTGTCTGTGTGCATATCTTTGCTGGATCCAAAAAGACTAGCATCAGCTTCCTATCAAGCATTCAGAAGCAACTTAAGTCATGGGGCATTGGTCACTGCCAGTCCAGAGACAGTTGATGGTATGCTTGAGAGTCTAG GCAACTTGCTGAAGTTATTggacacttcttctgctgaaaACATATTGCCAACACCTTATGGATATTTGCGCCCACCTCTTGGAAAACATCGTCTGAAG aTTGTAGAGTTCATCTCTGTGCTGCTTACGATTGGTAGTGAAACTGCTGAAAAGGAGTTAATAAGGCAATCAGCAATAAAGCGCTCAATTGATTTGTTCTTTGA GTACCCTTATAATAACTTTTTACACCATCATGTTGAAAATATAATTGTTTCTTGCCTGGAGGGTAAAAGAACTGAACTTATTGAGCATGTTCTTAATGACTGTGACACTGTTGGTAAAATTCTTGTTGCGGAAAGACTTTCTTCTTTATCGACTGAGTCTAACGCG CCTACCGTACCCTCAGAAGAGAAAGCCCCTCCAAGAATTGGGAATGTTGGTCACATGACAAGAATAGCCAATAAGCTTATTCAGTTGGGAAATAGTAACAGCATAATACAGGCACACTTACAG GAAAATACCGAGTGGGTTGAATGGCAAACAAATGTGCTTGTCAAACGCAATGAAGTGGAGAATGTTTATCATTGGGCTTGTGG GCGCCCAACATCATTACATGATCGTGGTAgggatagtgatgatgatgactacCGAGACAGGGATTACGATGTGGCAGCTCTTGCTAATAACTTGAGTCAGGCATTTCGTTATGGAATATACAGCAATGATGACATTGAAGAG GCACAAGGATCACTTGAACGAGATGATGAG GATGTGTATTTTGACGACGAATCAGCTGAGGTGGTAATATCTTCTCTGCGTCTGGGAGATGACCAGGAAGG CTCCCTCTTTACAAATTCAAACTGGTTCACATTTGATGGAGAGAGAGGCATTAATGACCGTCTATCCAGTTCTGTTCCTTCATCATCACCCAATTCTGAGGAGACTTCCCTAGAGACTGAGGAAGCTGATGATGGTAAAGTCATTGGCACCGAGGATGAAATGGAAACTGTGTGCCTTGGAAATGGCAGTACGGAGGCAAAGGATGTAGCAGAATGTACTAAACAGCCAAATTGTAGTACGGCAGATGAGCCACTGCAAAGTACAGAAGGTATTGAACGGCATTCAGATGTTTCGAATGGCGATACTGAAGTAGGTACAGATGCGGTTGCCTCTGCAGCAGCAGAATCCTCAGCCCCATCAGTTGAGATGGTGGCAGAGAAAACGGTAGATGAACCATTAGTGGCGGAGAGAACAGTAGGTGAACCAGCAGTCTCGTCTGATTTGGACAATTCTGTCTCTGAAACTTCACCTGGTGTTAATGGAAATGAGCCAGCTGACTCAGAAGTATCTTCTGAACAAGTCAGCCATGATACTGATGTACAGCAACCAGTAAAGGAAGTTGAGGATGTTGATGAAACAAAAACTGATGCAGTCAAAGCAAGCGACTGA
- the LOC120707215 gene encoding serine/threonine-protein phosphatase 6 regulatory subunit 3-like isoform X4, whose protein sequence is MEEVPEDSEKKRSFKFPFIACEIFTCEIDVILRTLVEDEELMDLLFSFVKPDHPHSTLLSGYFSKVVICLMLRKTAPLMNYVQGHPEIVVQLVDLIGITSIMEVLIRLIGADENIYSNYGDTMQWLENTDVLEMIADKFSSSDSPEVHANAAEILCAVTRCAPPSLATKICSPSFVGRLFHHALEESRPKSVLVHSLSVCISLLDPKRLASASYQAFRSNLSHGALVTASPETVDGMLESLGNLLKLLDTSSAENILPTPYGYLRPPLGKHRLKIVEFISVLLTIGSETAEKELIRQSAIKRSIDLFFEYPYNNFLHHHVENIIVSCLEGKRTELIEHVLNDCDTVGKILVAERLSSLSTESNAPTVPSEEKAPPRIGNVGHMTRIANKLIQLGNSNSIIQAHLQENTEWVEWQTNVLVKRNEVENVYHWACGRPTSLHDRGRDSDDDDYRDRDYDVAALANNLSQAFRYGIYSNDDIEEAQGSLERDDEDVYFDDESAEVVISSLRLGDDQEGSSLFTNSNWFTFDGERGINDRLSSSVPSSSPNSEETSLETEEADDGKVIGTEDEMETVCLGNGSTEAKDVAECTKQPNCSTADEPLQSTEGIERHSDVSNGDTEVGTDAVASAAAESSAPSVEMVAEKTVDEPLVAERTVGEPAVSSDLDNSVSETSPGVNGNEPADSEVSSEQVSHDTDVQQPVKEVEDVDETKTDAVKASD, encoded by the exons ATGGAAGAAGTTCCAGAGGACAGTGAAAAAAAGCGCTCGTTCAA GTTCCCTTTTATTGCTTGTGAAATATTTACTTGTGAAATTGATGTCATTTTGAGGACCCTAGTCGAAGATGAAGAG CTAATGGACTTGCTTTTCTCATTTGTGAAACCTGATCATCCGCATAGCACATTATTATCTGGTTATTTCAGTAAG GTGGTAATATGTTTGATGCTGCGGAAGACTGCCCCACTTATGAATTATGTTCAG GGGCATCCAGAGATAGTTGTCCAGCTTGTTGACCTGATTGGCATCACATCAATAATGGAG GTGCTGATACGACTGATTGGTGCTGATGAGAACATATATTCAAACTATGGCGATACAATGCAGTGGTTAGAAAATACAGATGTCCTTGAAATGATTGCTGATAAGTTTAGCTCATCG GATTCTCCTGAAGTGCACGCCAACGCTGCAGAAATTCTATGTGCAGTGACGCGATGTGCACCGCCATCTCTTGCTACAAAGATATGCAGTCCAAG TTTTGTTGGAAGGTTGTTCCATCATGCTCTTGAGGAATCAAGACCCAAGTCTGTTCTGGTTCATTCATTGTCTGTGTGCATATCTTTGCTGGATCCAAAAAGACTAGCATCAGCTTCCTATCAAGCATTCAGAAGCAACTTAAGTCATGGGGCATTGGTCACTGCCAGTCCAGAGACAGTTGATGGTATGCTTGAGAGTCTAG GCAACTTGCTGAAGTTATTggacacttcttctgctgaaaACATATTGCCAACACCTTATGGATATTTGCGCCCACCTCTTGGAAAACATCGTCTGAAG aTTGTAGAGTTCATCTCTGTGCTGCTTACGATTGGTAGTGAAACTGCTGAAAAGGAGTTAATAAGGCAATCAGCAATAAAGCGCTCAATTGATTTGTTCTTTGA GTACCCTTATAATAACTTTTTACACCATCATGTTGAAAATATAATTGTTTCTTGCCTGGAGGGTAAAAGAACTGAACTTATTGAGCATGTTCTTAATGACTGTGACACTGTTGGTAAAATTCTTGTTGCGGAAAGACTTTCTTCTTTATCGACTGAGTCTAACGCG CCTACCGTACCCTCAGAAGAGAAAGCCCCTCCAAGAATTGGGAATGTTGGTCACATGACAAGAATAGCCAATAAGCTTATTCAGTTGGGAAATAGTAACAGCATAATACAGGCACACTTACAG GAAAATACCGAGTGGGTTGAATGGCAAACAAATGTGCTTGTCAAACGCAATGAAGTGGAGAATGTTTATCATTGGGCTTGTGG GCGCCCAACATCATTACATGATCGTGGTAgggatagtgatgatgatgactacCGAGACAGGGATTACGATGTGGCAGCTCTTGCTAATAACTTGAGTCAGGCATTTCGTTATGGAATATACAGCAATGATGACATTGAAGAG GCACAAGGATCACTTGAACGAGATGATGAG GATGTGTATTTTGACGACGAATCAGCTGAGGTGGTAATATCTTCTCTGCGTCTGGGAGATGACCAGGAAGG CAGCTCCCTCTTTACAAATTCAAACTGGTTCACATTTGATGGAGAGAGAGGCATTAATGACCGTCTATCCAGTTCTGTTCCTTCATCATCACCCAATTCTGAGGAGACTTCCCTAGAGACTGAGGAAGCTGATGATGGTAAAGTCATTGGCACCGAGGATGAAATGGAAACTGTGTGCCTTGGAAATGGCAGTACGGAGGCAAAGGATGTAGCAGAATGTACTAAACAGCCAAATTGTAGTACGGCAGATGAGCCACTGCAAAGTACAGAAGGTATTGAACGGCATTCAGATGTTTCGAATGGCGATACTGAAGTAGGTACAGATGCGGTTGCCTCTGCAGCAGCAGAATCCTCAGCCCCATCAGTTGAGATGGTGGCAGAGAAAACGGTAGATGAACCATTAGTGGCGGAGAGAACAGTAGGTGAACCAGCAGTCTCGTCTGATTTGGACAATTCTGTCTCTGAAACTTCACCTGGTGTTAATGGAAATGAGCCAGCTGACTCAGAAGTATCTTCTGAACAAGTCAGCCATGATACTGATGTACAGCAACCAGTAAAGGAAGTTGAGGATGTTGATGAAACAAAAACTGATGCAGTCAAAGCAAGCGACTGA